GATGACGTTTATAACATGCAGGAAACAgtgaaacaatattttgttgtttttgttttaatgacaGGTAGAAATATCTTATTTTTCAGCCCGTTGGGTTTTCAAAAACAAGTAATTTGTTATAAAGaactattgttttgaaactttgtgCAAGTGTTTTTCGTTATAAATTGAATACGTATGCTAAGACCCATAACTCACActttcattttttcaaagttaCGGACATTTAATATATACTTAGTGTTGTACTCGGTCTTATTTGGTACACATTACCAATTATAAGAAGGAGAAATATGTGATCTGTTCTGTCCTTTATTGttctatataattatgttataacaaaacatttccaaATGCTCTCAAACTGTACTCTGATCATATCTGGTTCTAAAAATAGACAATCAATACGATTCGCATTGTTATACAATACTAACTTGATTACTTACTGGATACATTTATAATTACATGTGTATCTTATTAATTCATTCAGAACTCATCATGAAGAAACATATTTAAGCACAGCGGTCAGGAAAGATAAAAGCACCTTAAAAcgatataaaataatgaatacttATGCATGTACAGAGTCAAATGACACAATATAATTTACATGACTCACCAGACGTTTGGAAtctgtaaaccataaatgaacaggCACAATTCCACCACTCTGACTGGACAACTTCCAAACTCACTTCTAGTGCTGTGCTGATGCTGTTAATGATAATAAGGAATTTATAGTGCCATGCATGTTAATCAAATCTTAGGATCATAAGGagtaatttaataataataacaacttaCAGAAAGAAATCAAATAGACTTCCATCAAAACCGCCATCTAAAATTACGATTCATGTACATTACAAAACATATTATTCAAAttaccaaaatatcaaaactgTACGCTTAGAGAATATGTCAGCAAGCCAGCAAATTacctttaaaatgtatataactgTTTAGCTTTAAACTATTAGTTTATGGAACAATGGAATATCATAAAagactgtaattatttcaaaacccGCCTTTCTTCCTGAAATATTCGTGCCAACTCTCGTTTTTTCTCGAATACAATGAGACTTCCGGATTAAGATAACAATGAGAtcaaggactggtcagcccggtgtcagtataatttgactgggtggggtatcatgccacgtgtctacggcgtgatgatccagtgaggcagcactataaagttgggcattgtgctcactgctacaagtagacactgtcgtttatatgactgaaaaattgttgaaaaagacgttaaacccgaacacacacacacacacgcacacacgcacgcacgcacgcacacacacaatgAAATCAAAGGAGGTTAAACAACAAAAAGGAGTAAATACCAACATGGGGATATTTTGACCCTACTACATTaggaaatttgaattttgtgttcaaatgttttttttttcttgaatactgTACGAGTTAAAGATCTGGAATATTGTACACTTGttaattattttaagtaatcacATTATCAAGAATTACTTCTCTCTTGCATTTTGTGAGAATTATAACCCTTACTTGCATCCCGATCTTGGGTTTCTGGTAGTTTTATCGGTGCTGAAAAACTTCATCCTACACCCTGGGTTCTAAGGTGAATCGCGTGCTATAAATGACGTGTAACGAACTTCATAGTATTACATGTAGTAATTACTTTACACATTTTGTAGTTTGTACGTAAATATGGATGAAATCATTTACCTTCATTGTTCCTATTTTCCCCCAACAATATATTTCCCTATTCACTGCAGATAAGAAAACTATTCTGGAACTATTTTGCATTCTGGAACTAccttgtatttttctttttaacgCCATGACGTAATTTCTGTTTACAGaggtaaagttcccgcgctttgttaataagCAGCGTTTAGAAAAATGTGCAATAAGAACtcgtttgtttcattttatttttactgttatttgttgaatatgacaTGCAAGAAAATTATTCTATCACTTGTTGTAAGTGGAGATGGTAATAACCGACTCCCAGGTAACTGTTTACACACTTTTTCGGCAAACCCTCGTTCCCGCTTCAAAAGTTACACTCGGGACGGATATTCCAGTCTACAATCAGTGCCGGAATTTTATACTGCAATTTAGGAATAAAAGTTGCTCGGTCAATATTTTAGTATTCAGTTGTAGTGGTAATTGCAGAAATAGTTCAACGTACAGTGAGAATTTTTCTGGTCATTTATTGCGCTATATTTTTTCCAGCATGTGATGATGGCAAGTATGGTAGAAACTGTGTATTCAATTGTAGTGGTAACTGCAGAAATAACTCCATCTGCAGTAAAAAGGATGGTAGCTGCGAGCGAGGCTGTAAGACAGGCTACAAAGGGAAAAAATGCAATGAAAGTAAGTGTATAAATATTACTAGTACCATTGTTCGTGTCTTTTGTATGACGCAGCGAGTGATCGGACCCACGACTttagcgggcgctctaccactaagctGTCGCGGCgatttaatggctttatttcaaacaatgcaGGTATTATTGCAAGAGTGTAGCCTTTTGAATCAAACGAATTAGAGTATTTGACTTTGATCATCGTTTCTTTGCAGTCAAAGGTAATTTACATGACACTATGATGTTTCAACTTAAATGGTAGATAATAATCTTATTAATAGGAATTTACTTTCATTTACTTGTAATTTTAATATTAACGTTTCCTTGATTTATCACCATAAAATAGGTTGCGGAATCGGATATTATGGTGATAACTGTGCGCAACATTGTCGTGCTAATTGTTTCGAAAACATGTAATAGTGTGAATGGCAACTGCTTCGGGAATGTAAACAAGGTCGGGCCGGATTATATTTTAGGATTCATACACTTATCAAATATAAGTTTTCAGACAGAAATTACACATTCAACTACCTAATGGGTTTTATgagatttatcattttgcataAACGTCTTTTCCCAAGACCACAAATGTCCTGTTTGTTGACGTTACAAATGACAAAGTCATAGAGAgagaaatttgattttaattactTACTTTCGATACAAAGTGTTGCTTATGAATATATTCTTGTGAAATGAATTCCAAAACCTTACAGGGTGTACGACTGGAACATATGGACGGAACTGTAGCTTTAATTGTAGTGGACATTGTCTGTACGATTCAACATGCACACCTGCAGATGGTTACTGTTTGTCAGGTTGCAAAACAGGATGGACTGGAGACACTTGTCATGATAGTAAGTTTACTAATAGAGgttcttaattttatttaatcattAAATCGATGTCAGCGAAAATTATATTCCCAGTTTCAGCTTATGATTAACATGACCAGCATTTAATGTTGTACAGATAGACTTAAATGATAGATCATCTAGAGTacattattttgttaatattagTGTACCACGCTGATACTaatgaaaattttgcatattatttagagatttttatttgtgcattattttaatataatcattAAATGATCACTTTAGAAGAAGCCAGGTGGACAGGCATTACCTTAAGTAATTTTAAGGGTTAACTAGCTGTAAGGGTGTCACACCACATACAATATTCTATTTCTGTAGAATGTCAAGAAGGATTTTACGGAGCAAATTGCACGCTTAACTGTAGCACGCATTGCTTGAATGGCACAGTGTGTATACATACAAATGGTACCTGTACGAATGGATGTGATCCAGGATGGACTGGTGACATATGCAAGGAtggtatatttcttttaaacgacCCATAACGCTTATACATTCATATGCGAGTTCTGCATATGAGCATTTCTAACAAACAATTTGCTTAAAAATGACAAGAATCCAACAGGAATAGTCATGGTTCTCAGAACGTTACCTCCTAAAACAAAACCAACTAGCAACAgcgtatgtatgtatatatgtatgtgtgtatgCATGTGTAATCGATagacatatacatataaaacaaagacCACGTAAAACAAATAGACaaacaaaaaccaaacaaacacaTTAAGGAACATATTAGACATCGTATTCGAACGGTTAGTGGAAAAAACACCACCAGGGAGCATAAACCTATAAacaaattatacccgcaggtgaATCTCTATCAAACGTAGAGGTAACAAAAAGCCAACTAtttaaaagacaaacattttcgtgtagaaattattattattatcatcattattattattattattattataccagatttatatagcgcccttttcatgataacacgttcaaaggcgctttacatagcacaaacgcagccacacagggcgcgaaattcatcctctactagtacagacacagagcgatctgacgaGAGGgtcagagtgagataaagcccccagaacagatagaaatcctttttagatacaggcctgtccggctaacttagcctagctctttgcgaaaagacagtctgattctttaacgtgcccggtgtatagcaccgatacacgcaagtcgtctttcctgagaagaaccagtacaggcctctaagttaggtgggagacactcaagagcatctcagaaatttccagtgcctggaccgggattcgaaccccggacctctgggttgacagtcaagcgtgttactaCTAGACCACTGGCCCACTGAAAtataaatgtagggataatacacgttttttttttgtgtattaacgtctgcagaagcccgcgggattgtttgtgaccgagaccgaaggtggaagaaacaagatgcagatgccaaatatcagtctgcgcagaaatacatacatacgtccctggcaaagcatttcaaaaataaaaatcatgtattaacagcacgtgaattgccttgtttgcacgcgatttttctcccgtttatacatgggcggatccagtgaaaaaagtagtttttatgcaagaataaagcTAAAGAACCAGTGAGGAACGCCACTAAGGGCCCAAATACAAGTATAAAAGCAGACCAGTCTTAGTAGGCTAtaagcactggcaccagaccagaaagaaaatgccactttaCATGttttaccctacccctaggtattctataagaaccgtggtcatgaacgggaaaatataccaacccatttcaatcgcgcatttctcacccAAAACGCGCAGcccggtaaatgtgtactatggatattgaacaagtggtaatttatcttccattgtgtaccggtcacattccTTCGATATTTCACATCTCAGAGAAACAACACTAAGTTTATAGTTTAATCAACTTGGATGAACTTCCCAtatgaagttccggtctagattacataattattctgattggctgatgtgaaaatgtgtGTTAATCGACGTTTAACTACAAGTGTACGCTTAAATGTGCATACACTGCATAAATCTGCAATGTGAATTAGAGAAACAATACAGATATGTACCAATGTATGACTTTAAATTCAAagttcaaaatcatttctaagatgaattcattcatcatttcgagttttattgtataactgcgaatatataaatgcaatctgtttttgttttttaacatttcgcctaacatgtgcacactgctgtgacctccaGACCGGATGTTTAAAATAGCGAAGTTCAGGCAAGTTGTTTTCTGTAATGTtgacaaaagcataaaatatgtggagtatctctgcaatatgaaatattgagacaatttgACTGGTGCAAGACGGAAGATAAGTCACCGCTTGTTCAGTATGCTTGGTACCCGTTCATTGAAATGCGCGTTTTATGTGAGAACAGTACGATCGAAAtaggttcttatagtatacctagggggtaaggtataacatgtacagtggcttTTACTTTCTGGTCTTATGCCAGTTGCTATAAGACTCCATATCACGGAGAATGCCATGACATAGAATCTAACGAAATACGTATACAACATTCCCATAAAATTCAGATTTTGATAACCATTGTCTCGAAAGTGTCTTCAGACTGCTGTTGAATAATTATAAACTTGTGTAAGTTTAAGATAGTTCTGTATGTTCCAaccatatttttctataaataaatgtAGAATTTGGATAAACCctgatttttaaaacttcagagtATACCAAAATCGGCAAATGAAAAGATAGAGTCGTGTAATCGATTGTctgatttgaaacattttgactTCAAACATTCTAtcaaagatcatttttcatgatattttttcacaaatagaactttttctgcgattgagattttgatgaaactactCAGAGTCTTAAATAAACGGATTGCTTATAATATGATGACATTAATGCATAgttccgtgtgcttgtttttgagatatttgctcaTGATGAAAGAGATCAGCTCATTTCAAGTTAATTCTAAGACATTTGTTTGAAGTAtgtaacgtgtcagatgttt
This window of the Mercenaria mercenaria strain notata chromosome 5, MADL_Memer_1, whole genome shotgun sequence genome carries:
- the LOC128557392 gene encoding multiple epidermal growth factor-like domains protein 11, with the protein product MNTNGTCINGCDAGWTGHTCMGACDDGKYGRNCVFNCSGNCRNNSICSKKDGSCERGCKTGYKGKKCNERCTTGTYGRNCSFNCSGHCLYDSTCTPADGYCLSGCKTGWTGDTCHDSKFTNRECQEGFYGANCTLNCSTHCLNGTVCIHTNGTCTNGCDPGWTGDICKDGIFLLNDP